One genomic window of Stieleria sp. JC731 includes the following:
- a CDS encoding ThuA domain-containing protein, producing MTLVTTEMKWILSSRWQRLLLGMVATCLMLGVAAAEEPKKLNALIIDGQNNHQAWPKTTVMMKSYLENSGRFNVQVQRTKYTWNGGELLDAYPLGDGKTYEDLGKPKSDPDFKPNFADFDVVISNFGWNAAPWPEATQKALQQYVSSGGGFVVVHAADNSFGSWTEFNEMIGLGGWDGRNEQSGPYVYIDKSGEVQRDQTPGPGGNHGPAHEYQVVVRQPDHPIVKGLPRAWMHSKDELYQKLRGPALNMTILATAYADPQYRGTDRHEPKLMTIDYQQGRIFHTTMGHDEGAVSCVGFITTFVRGCEWAATGKVTLTDVPDDFPAQDKVSTRDFD from the coding sequence ATGACTCTTGTCACAACTGAAATGAAATGGATCCTGTCGAGCCGGTGGCAACGGTTGCTGCTCGGAATGGTTGCCACCTGTCTGATGTTAGGCGTTGCTGCGGCGGAAGAGCCAAAGAAGTTGAATGCCTTGATTATCGACGGCCAAAACAATCACCAGGCTTGGCCTAAGACGACCGTGATGATGAAGTCGTATCTAGAGAACTCGGGACGTTTCAACGTGCAGGTGCAGCGGACGAAATACACCTGGAATGGTGGTGAGCTGCTCGATGCCTATCCGCTGGGTGATGGGAAGACCTACGAAGACTTAGGCAAACCGAAGTCGGATCCGGATTTCAAACCGAACTTTGCTGATTTCGATGTCGTGATCAGTAATTTCGGCTGGAACGCCGCACCGTGGCCTGAAGCGACTCAGAAAGCTCTCCAGCAGTACGTTTCCAGTGGAGGAGGCTTTGTCGTTGTTCACGCCGCCGACAATTCATTTGGGTCATGGACCGAGTTCAATGAAATGATTGGTCTGGGTGGTTGGGATGGGCGAAACGAGCAATCGGGGCCCTATGTCTACATCGATAAATCGGGCGAGGTGCAACGGGATCAGACGCCGGGGCCCGGGGGAAACCACGGACCGGCACACGAATATCAAGTGGTTGTCCGCCAGCCCGACCATCCTATTGTCAAGGGTTTGCCACGGGCTTGGATGCACAGCAAGGACGAGCTTTATCAAAAGCTACGAGGTCCGGCATTAAATATGACCATCCTCGCGACGGCCTATGCGGACCCACAGTATCGTGGGACCGATCGCCACGAGCCCAAGCTGATGACCATTGATTATCAGCAGGGCAGGATTTTTCACACCACCATGGGGCACGATGAAGGCGCGGTTAGCTGCGTCGGGTTCATCACGACCTTTGTCCGTGGCTGCGAGTGGGCCGCAACAGGAAAGGTCACGTTGACCGATGTGCCCGATGATTTTCCGGCGCAAGATAAGGTCAGTACGCGGGACTTCGACTGA
- a CDS encoding class I SAM-dependent methyltransferase, giving the protein MEVLNESIYDHPKYYDLVFGADCAAETKFILGCAELYLTKPAKRFFEPACGTGRLLYHLARKGYDVDGLDLNPKAVDFCNERFQKYGFDYRAFVADMSDFRVKRKSDLAFNTINSFRHLSSESAARGHMTSMANAVRVGGIYLLGVHLTPTKAAPSDGESWSARRGHLMVNTHMWTNNRDPKKRVERYGIRFDIHKPSGSFRINDELVLRSYTRRQMDQLISHSGKWESIATYDFGYDLADPIDVDDTTEDVVYVLKRKR; this is encoded by the coding sequence ATGGAAGTACTCAACGAATCGATCTACGATCACCCTAAGTATTACGATTTGGTTTTTGGCGCCGACTGTGCTGCGGAAACAAAATTCATTCTCGGATGCGCCGAACTCTATCTAACCAAACCGGCAAAGCGATTCTTTGAACCGGCGTGTGGAACCGGTCGCCTGCTCTATCACTTGGCTCGCAAAGGCTACGACGTCGATGGGTTAGACCTGAACCCCAAGGCGGTCGACTTTTGCAACGAGCGATTCCAAAAGTACGGCTTTGACTACCGCGCATTTGTTGCCGACATGTCTGACTTTCGCGTTAAACGAAAATCCGATCTGGCGTTCAACACGATTAATAGCTTTCGCCACCTTTCGTCAGAATCAGCCGCGCGAGGCCACATGACGTCTATGGCCAATGCCGTTCGTGTCGGAGGTATCTATTTGTTGGGCGTCCATTTGACACCGACGAAGGCCGCACCTAGCGATGGCGAATCCTGGTCCGCAAGGCGAGGCCATTTGATGGTCAACACGCACATGTGGACCAACAATCGTGACCCCAAGAAACGGGTCGAGCGATACGGAATTCGCTTCGATATCCATAAGCCTTCGGGAAGCTTTCGCATCAACGACGAACTCGTTTTGCGTAGCTACACTCGTCGGCAGATGGACCAACTGATCAGTCACAGTGGCAAATGGGAATCGATTGCCACCTATGACTTTGGCTATGACCTCGCCGACCCAATCGACGTCGACGACACCACCGAAGATGTGGTGTATGTCCTGAAACGCAAGCGTTAG
- the yaaA gene encoding peroxide stress protein YaaA: protein MLLLLSPSKRLDYDTPVKSSVKTTPEFIDQSARLARELKKLTPKQISALMGINDELALLNHERFQDWQSPMPDADTRQAALAFKGDVYFGLEAETLTAKQLEYAQDHLRILSGLYGILRPLDGILPYRLEMGTKLKNKAGKDLYQFWGSSIAESINRQLDQIGSRIVLNCASNEYFKAIDKKTLDAEVVSPVFKDMTKGSYRIVTVYAKKARGTMAAWVIRKKAKTLKKLKQFDGDGYRYDEESSTDTKPVFLRG from the coding sequence ATGTTGCTGCTGCTCTCGCCTTCCAAGCGTTTGGACTATGACACCCCCGTCAAATCAAGTGTCAAAACGACCCCAGAGTTTATCGACCAAAGTGCAAGGCTTGCCAGGGAACTGAAGAAGCTAACGCCGAAGCAGATCTCGGCTCTGATGGGGATCAATGACGAGTTAGCACTGCTCAATCACGAGCGTTTTCAGGATTGGCAATCGCCGATGCCCGATGCCGATACGCGTCAAGCGGCGCTGGCCTTCAAAGGCGACGTGTATTTTGGGCTCGAAGCTGAAACGCTGACCGCAAAGCAGCTCGAGTACGCTCAAGATCATTTGCGAATTCTTTCGGGACTGTACGGCATCCTTCGACCACTCGACGGGATCTTGCCCTATCGGTTGGAGATGGGCACCAAGCTAAAAAACAAGGCAGGCAAGGACCTGTATCAGTTTTGGGGATCATCGATTGCCGAGTCGATCAATCGACAGCTTGATCAAATCGGTTCCCGTATCGTCTTGAACTGTGCATCGAACGAGTACTTCAAGGCAATCGATAAGAAAACGTTGGATGCGGAGGTCGTTTCACCGGTCTTCAAGGACATGACCAAAGGCAGCTATCGGATCGTGACCGTCTACGCCAAAAAGGCACGTGGGACGATGGCAGCGTGGGTGATTCGCAAGAAGGCGAAGACGTTGAAAAAGCTGAAGCAGTTCGACGGTGATGGGTACCGCTACGACGAGGAATCGTCGACCGACACAAAGCCAGTATTCCTGCGTGGGTAG
- a CDS encoding GrpB family protein, with translation MLDPVRLMHYDPRWPQEFEQTRSGLLHSCNGWVTKVHHIGSTAIGGMVARPVLDIIAAVDDDQHREQAIEESSFLIEGLYFRRQETPMWAAETIVLAKPRGGEPTHRVFLTYSDSPFYQSSLLVRDRLLVDRELSLRFETTKVGRWRQGEGDPTKYAADKAVFFAHVLEQAD, from the coding sequence ATGCTTGATCCGGTTCGCTTGATGCACTACGACCCGCGTTGGCCTCAAGAATTCGAACAGACCCGCAGCGGCTTGCTGCACAGCTGCAATGGCTGGGTCACCAAGGTGCACCACATCGGCAGCACTGCCATCGGTGGAATGGTGGCGAGGCCCGTCCTGGACATCATCGCGGCTGTTGATGACGACCAGCATCGCGAGCAGGCGATCGAAGAATCGTCCTTCCTGATCGAAGGCCTGTATTTTCGCCGACAAGAAACACCGATGTGGGCAGCCGAGACGATCGTGCTTGCCAAACCGCGCGGTGGCGAACCCACCCATCGCGTCTTTCTGACTTACAGCGACAGCCCGTTCTATCAAAGTTCACTGCTTGTCCGTGACCGGTTGCTAGTCGATCGCGAGCTGTCACTCCGATTCGAAACCACCAAAGTCGGCCGCTGGCGTCAGGGCGAAGGCGACCCGACTAAATATGCAGCCGACAAAGCAGTCTTCTTTGCCCATGTGCTTGAGCAGGCTGACTGA
- a CDS encoding SHD1 domain-containing protein, which translates to MMKRKVLNTIRWTLVVCLSTILSVGPATAGGFLKRLRCKQSDPCATSCPTTCAPVECEPVCCEPVCCEPAACSSPCESAPSGCDSPAGCGGSGEASSAVEESDDAPPVVEETEETFDAPASEEPEVAQPEMPAEVESARPAITEEPAVTEEAAATDPNPFDETKEAAAPAETEAPAEPAVPAEEAAAPAEAPAEVEAPAEMPVEVAPETEAPAEPETPAQPEAAAEPEMPAEPETPAEPAVDDLFGEPTETPAEMPAEAPAETPAEAPLDDLFGGTPTEEAPAEAPAEPAMDDLFGEPTTEAPAEAAPATESIDDLFGETPAEGEAAAPAEAPMDSVDSLFGEPAEETPAEAAPATESIDDLFGDAPAAEAAPAETTEESMDDLFGTPEDAPAAETTDSLDDLFGPSETEEAPAKDTKEESDNLDDLFGQNKANDNVTVHVSSLEKTPAVNPLADTHVRTWIDNTGTFSVKGRLIEINASNVRLLKDNGRTCTVPAGRLCPADEAYVDSIRKQVELTKLAMLSSN; encoded by the coding sequence ATGATGAAACGAAAGGTCCTTAACACCATCCGGTGGACCCTCGTCGTTTGTTTGTCGACCATTCTCAGTGTTGGACCGGCGACCGCAGGGGGATTCTTAAAGCGACTTCGCTGCAAGCAATCTGATCCTTGCGCCACAAGCTGCCCAACCACCTGCGCGCCAGTTGAGTGCGAACCGGTTTGCTGTGAACCCGTCTGCTGCGAGCCTGCCGCTTGCTCGTCACCTTGCGAATCTGCGCCAAGCGGCTGCGACTCACCAGCCGGTTGCGGCGGAAGCGGCGAAGCTTCGAGCGCTGTCGAAGAGAGCGACGACGCTCCTCCAGTTGTCGAAGAAACTGAAGAAACCTTTGACGCCCCCGCTTCGGAAGAGCCTGAAGTCGCGCAGCCTGAAATGCCTGCCGAAGTCGAATCCGCTCGCCCAGCAATCACCGAAGAGCCTGCTGTAACAGAAGAAGCAGCCGCTACTGATCCAAATCCATTCGACGAAACCAAAGAAGCAGCCGCGCCAGCGGAAACCGAAGCTCCTGCCGAGCCTGCCGTACCAGCTGAAGAAGCAGCCGCACCGGCTGAAGCCCCTGCGGAAGTCGAGGCCCCTGCTGAAATGCCAGTCGAAGTTGCTCCCGAAACCGAAGCTCCTGCTGAACCTGAAACACCTGCCCAGCCCGAAGCTGCCGCAGAACCTGAAATGCCAGCTGAACCCGAAACCCCAGCGGAACCAGCTGTCGACGACCTGTTCGGCGAACCTACCGAGACGCCAGCAGAAATGCCAGCGGAAGCACCAGCTGAGACTCCTGCTGAAGCACCTTTGGACGACCTGTTCGGCGGAACGCCTACCGAAGAAGCACCTGCTGAAGCTCCCGCGGAGCCAGCAATGGACGACCTCTTTGGCGAACCGACCACCGAGGCACCTGCCGAAGCTGCCCCTGCAACCGAATCGATCGACGACTTGTTCGGCGAAACACCTGCCGAAGGCGAAGCGGCTGCTCCCGCCGAAGCCCCCATGGATTCGGTTGACAGCCTCTTTGGTGAACCAGCTGAAGAAACACCCGCCGAAGCAGCTCCCGCAACCGAATCGATCGATGACCTCTTTGGTGACGCACCCGCGGCAGAAGCTGCCCCTGCGGAAACCACCGAAGAATCGATGGACGATCTGTTCGGAACTCCTGAAGATGCACCAGCTGCAGAAACGACGGACTCACTCGATGACCTCTTCGGCCCAAGCGAAACCGAGGAAGCTCCAGCGAAAGATACCAAAGAGGAAAGCGACAACTTGGACGACCTGTTCGGCCAGAACAAGGCGAATGACAACGTCACCGTTCACGTCAGCTCCCTCGAAAAGACTCCCGCAGTCAATCCGTTGGCAGACACCCACGTCCGCACTTGGATCGACAACACCGGAACGTTCAGCGTGAAAGGACGCCTGATCGAAATCAACGCAAGCAACGTCCGCCTGCTCAAGGACAACGGCCGCACCTGCACCGTTCCAGCGGGTCGCCTTTGCCCAGCTGACGAGGCCTACGTCGATTCGATTCGCAAGCAAGTCGAACTGACCAAGCTAGCGATGCTAAGCAGCAACTAG